Proteins from a single region of Gemmatimonadaceae bacterium:
- the pdxA gene encoding 4-hydroxythreonine-4-phosphate dehydrogenase PdxA, with product MPDALPRLALTLGDPRGIGPEIIAKALPHARDLAEWVLVGPTGCGLDVTESVGEWHNGSSDAARAGQLAGRAIARAIELAQSRAVDGIVTAPIDKAALLAGGFDYPGHTEMLAQLTGARVAMMLASPRLRVVLATTHIPLRTVASALTAQALEDAIAVTRAGLIAWFGIAEPRIALCAVNPHAGDGGRFGTEDDDVLAPVAARLGVAGPFPADTVFVRAMRGAFDAVIAPYHDVGMTAIKVASFGEAVNVTLGLPFPRTSPDHGTALDIAGQGIADHGSMLAAMREAARIAATRVHREGA from the coding sequence ATGCCTGACGCGCTGCCGCGACTCGCGCTCACGCTCGGTGACCCGCGAGGCATCGGGCCCGAGATCATCGCGAAAGCACTCCCGCACGCCCGGGATCTGGCCGAGTGGGTGCTCGTGGGCCCCACGGGCTGCGGACTCGATGTCACGGAGTCCGTGGGCGAATGGCACAACGGGTCGTCGGATGCGGCGCGCGCGGGTCAGCTCGCCGGGCGCGCCATCGCCCGCGCCATCGAGCTGGCCCAGTCCCGCGCCGTCGACGGCATCGTCACCGCACCGATCGACAAGGCCGCCCTGCTCGCCGGCGGCTTCGACTACCCGGGCCACACGGAGATGCTGGCCCAGCTCACCGGGGCGCGCGTCGCCATGATGCTGGCGTCACCGCGACTCCGGGTCGTACTGGCCACGACCCACATCCCGCTGCGCACCGTTGCGTCCGCGCTGACCGCGCAGGCTCTCGAAGACGCCATCGCGGTTACACGCGCGGGACTCATCGCGTGGTTCGGCATCGCCGAGCCCCGGATCGCGTTGTGCGCGGTGAACCCGCACGCTGGTGACGGCGGGCGGTTCGGGACCGAAGACGACGACGTGCTCGCGCCCGTGGCCGCAAGGCTCGGCGTTGCGGGTCCGTTTCCGGCCGACACGGTCTTCGTGCGCGCGATGCGTGGCGCGTTCGACGCCGTCATCGCTCCCTACCACGACGTGGGCATGACCGCGATCAAGGTGGCGTCGTTCGGTGAAGCGGTGAACGTGACGCTCGGTCTGCCGTTCCCGCGCACGTCACCCGATCACGGCACGGCGCTGGACATCGCGGGGCAGGGCATCGCGGACCACGGAAGCATGCTCGCGGCGATGCGCGAGGCCGCGCGCATCGCCGCGACGCGTGTTCACCGCGAAGGTGCCTGA
- a CDS encoding HlyC/CorC family transporter produces the protein MSSALTVILLLLLNGFFVAVEFALVRSRRTRLEAMVRGGDRVAGIALRATGNLTKVLSASQLGITLASLGLGWVAERVLGALFEHWFANLPVAIDASLRVSIAAAVALTVATFMHVVFGELAPRAAALNHPEVVAKWLAPPLLVFAWLTAPFTWVLNRSAEVVLRLFGQQGSVSEETVHSPDELRMLVEHAEEGGAIQPQDAELIEGVFEFSEKNAREVMTPRTAVVAMPVESTIDEACAIVEESNFSRYPVYEDSLDNVVGIVLAKDLLRAVRRNTEGFELRQIMREVHVVPGSREVEEVLSDFKRRKEHMAIVLDEFGGTAGIVTMEDLLEEIVGEILDEYDEPERRASTSISGETLIPGETHVTDVNEAYGLGLTDEDYTTIGGYVFGALGRLPQLGDRVVVLGTTLTVREMDGRRIKTIALGIDGAGADGAGDAGAAARQAPSR, from the coding sequence GTGTCGAGCGCCCTGACGGTCATCCTCCTGCTCCTGCTCAACGGCTTCTTTGTGGCCGTGGAGTTTGCGCTCGTGCGGTCGCGGCGCACGCGGCTCGAAGCAATGGTCCGCGGGGGGGACCGGGTGGCGGGCATCGCGCTCCGGGCCACGGGAAACCTCACCAAGGTGCTCTCGGCGTCGCAGCTGGGGATCACGCTCGCCTCGCTCGGGCTGGGCTGGGTGGCCGAGCGCGTGCTCGGAGCGCTGTTCGAGCACTGGTTCGCGAACCTTCCGGTGGCGATCGACGCCTCGCTGCGCGTGAGCATCGCGGCCGCGGTGGCGCTGACGGTCGCGACGTTCATGCACGTCGTCTTTGGTGAGCTGGCGCCACGCGCCGCCGCGCTCAACCACCCGGAAGTCGTCGCCAAGTGGCTGGCGCCTCCGCTGCTGGTGTTCGCCTGGCTCACCGCGCCGTTCACCTGGGTCCTCAACCGCTCCGCCGAGGTCGTGCTGCGGCTCTTTGGGCAGCAGGGGAGCGTGTCTGAGGAGACCGTGCATTCACCGGATGAGCTGCGCATGCTCGTCGAGCACGCCGAAGAAGGTGGCGCGATCCAGCCACAGGACGCCGAGCTGATCGAGGGCGTCTTCGAGTTCTCGGAGAAAAACGCGCGCGAGGTCATGACGCCGCGGACGGCTGTGGTGGCGATGCCGGTGGAGTCGACGATCGACGAGGCGTGCGCCATCGTCGAGGAGAGCAACTTTTCGCGTTACCCCGTCTACGAGGATTCGCTGGACAACGTGGTCGGAATCGTGCTGGCCAAGGATCTGCTGCGGGCGGTGCGCCGCAACACCGAAGGGTTCGAACTCCGGCAGATCATGCGTGAGGTGCACGTGGTGCCGGGGTCGCGCGAAGTGGAGGAGGTGCTGTCGGACTTCAAGCGGCGCAAGGAGCACATGGCTATCGTGCTCGACGAGTTCGGCGGCACGGCGGGGATCGTGACGATGGAGGATCTGCTCGAGGAGATCGTGGGCGAGATCCTGGACGAATACGACGAGCCGGAGCGCCGGGCGTCGACGTCGATTTCCGGGGAAACGCTGATCCCGGGGGAGACGCATGTCACGGATGTGAACGAGGCGTACGGCCTGGGCCTGACCGACGAGGACTACACGACGATCGGTGGCTACGTCTTTGGTGCGCTCGGCCGACTCCCGCAGCTCGGTGACCGGGTGGTGGTGCTCGGCACGACGCTCACCGTGCGCGAGATGGACGGGCGCCGGATCAAGACGATCGCGCTGGGCATCGACGGCGCTGGCGCGGACGGCGCGGGCGACGCTGGCGCCGCGGCTCGTCAGGCACCTTCGCGGTGA
- a CDS encoding cation transporter codes for MQRHDHDHAHAHAHPHDSHADEQQRRRLLLALVLTSLFLVAEVVGGIVANSLALLADAGHMFTDVAALGLSLFVAWFSRQPATPQKTYGYLRWEVLAAFINGAALLVVSAAIVWEAIARFRAPEPVADTTMLLIAVGGLIVNAVCAWLLHGLHQHSMNTRGAYLHVLGDLLGSVGTVAAALIIRWTGWLAADPLASVIVTLLVVRSAWRLVHESVDVLLESTPSHISLGAVRARLEALPGVTSVHDLHVWTVTSGTIAMSAHAIIPEPAQHQEFLEQSVAAMREFGIGHVTVQIEREEICREAHA; via the coding sequence TTGCAGCGCCACGACCACGACCACGCCCACGCGCACGCCCACCCGCACGACTCCCACGCCGATGAGCAGCAGCGGCGTCGGCTGCTGCTGGCGCTGGTGCTCACCTCCCTGTTCCTGGTGGCCGAGGTCGTGGGCGGCATCGTGGCCAACTCGCTGGCGCTGCTCGCCGACGCCGGCCACATGTTCACCGACGTTGCGGCCCTTGGCCTGTCGCTGTTCGTCGCCTGGTTCAGCCGGCAGCCCGCGACGCCGCAGAAGACCTACGGCTACCTGCGCTGGGAAGTGCTGGCCGCGTTCATCAATGGGGCCGCCCTGCTCGTCGTCTCCGCGGCCATCGTGTGGGAGGCGATCGCGCGTTTCCGGGCGCCCGAGCCCGTGGCCGACACGACCATGCTCCTCATCGCGGTCGGCGGCCTGATCGTGAACGCGGTGTGCGCCTGGCTGCTTCACGGCCTGCACCAGCACAGCATGAACACCCGCGGTGCCTACCTCCACGTTCTCGGCGACCTGCTCGGCTCCGTCGGGACCGTGGCGGCCGCGCTGATCATCCGCTGGACGGGGTGGTTGGCCGCCGACCCGCTGGCATCGGTCATCGTGACGCTCCTCGTGGTGCGCTCGGCCTGGCGTCTCGTGCACGAGAGCGTCGACGTGCTGCTGGAGTCGACCCCTTCGCACATCTCACTCGGTGCCGTACGAGCGCGGCTGGAGGCCCTCCCGGGGGTGACGTCGGTCCATGACCTGCATGTCTGGACCGTGACCTCGGGAACGATCGCGATGAGCGCGCACGCCATCATCCCCGAGCCGGCGCAGCATCAGGAGTTCCTGGAGCAGTCCGTGGCGGCGATGCGCGAGTTCGGCATCGGCCATGTCACCGTGCAGATCGAGCGCGAGGAGATCTGCCGGGAAGCACACGCCTGA
- a CDS encoding type IV pilus twitching motility protein PilT encodes MERLLRAQMDAGASDLHLRAGSLPLLRRNGDIEPMEGEAAIAGDYLLAMVQSIMPEDVRRLYADTGDADFAHEVDGAGRFRINAFRDRLGPGTVARSIPTRIVSAEELGLSAEVRALSQLSRGLVLVTGPTGSGKSTTLSALVDLVNATRQDHIVTIEDPIEFVHPSKGCLVTQRQVGSHTQSFKHALRAALREDPDVVLVGELRDLETVSIAIETAETGHLVFGTLHTSTAASTVDRIIDQFPPDRQSQVRVMLSESLKGVVSQTLCRKIGGGRVAAMEILLVTPALSNLIREGKTFQMTSIMQTSKKLGMVTMLDALVSLVERGLVEPQEAYLRSPDKAGIVQQLKARGFDVSFAEVDAPAAPPGNSGATSRTPVGARR; translated from the coding sequence ATGGAGCGGTTGCTGCGAGCCCAGATGGACGCGGGCGCATCAGACCTGCATCTACGCGCAGGCTCCCTGCCGCTGCTGCGAAGGAACGGGGACATCGAGCCAATGGAGGGCGAAGCCGCGATTGCCGGGGACTACCTCCTCGCGATGGTGCAGTCGATCATGCCGGAAGATGTGCGGCGGCTCTACGCGGACACCGGTGACGCCGACTTTGCCCACGAAGTCGACGGCGCGGGTCGCTTTCGCATCAACGCCTTCCGCGATCGACTCGGCCCGGGCACGGTCGCCCGGTCGATTCCAACCCGCATCGTGTCCGCCGAGGAGCTCGGGTTGAGCGCAGAGGTGCGTGCGCTGTCACAGCTGAGCCGGGGACTCGTGCTGGTCACCGGTCCGACGGGCAGCGGAAAATCCACGACGCTGTCGGCACTGGTCGATCTGGTGAATGCCACGCGACAGGATCACATCGTCACCATCGAGGATCCGATCGAGTTCGTGCATCCCAGCAAGGGGTGTTTGGTGACCCAGCGCCAGGTGGGATCACATACGCAATCGTTCAAACACGCGCTGCGTGCGGCGCTCCGCGAGGATCCGGACGTGGTCCTCGTCGGCGAGCTGCGCGACCTGGAGACGGTCTCCATCGCGATCGAGACCGCGGAGACCGGGCACCTCGTCTTCGGCACCTTGCACACGTCCACGGCCGCGAGCACGGTCGATCGCATCATCGACCAGTTTCCGCCCGACCGTCAGTCGCAGGTGCGGGTGATGCTGTCCGAGTCACTCAAGGGCGTAGTCTCGCAGACGCTCTGCCGGAAGATCGGCGGCGGTCGTGTGGCGGCGATGGAGATCCTCCTCGTGACGCCGGCCTTGAGCAACCTGATCCGCGAAGGCAAGACGTTCCAGATGACGTCGATCATGCAGACGTCGAAGAAGCTGGGGATGGTCACCATGCTCGACGCGCTCGTGTCGCTGGTGGAGCGCGGGCTGGTCGAACCGCAGGAGGCCTACTTGCGGTCACCGGACAAGGCCGGGATCGTACAGCAACTCAAGGCGCGCGGGTTCGACGTGTCGTTCGCCGAAGTGGACGCGCCCGCGGCGCCGCCGGGCAACAGCGGAGCCACCTCGCGCACGCCCGTCGGGGCCCGGCGGTAA
- the typA gene encoding translational GTPase TypA — translation MEIRNIAIIAHVDHGKTTLVDKMLRQAGAFRENQVVEERVMDSNPLERERGITILAKNTAVTWQGTKINIVDTPGHADFGGEVERILRMVDGVLLVVDAFDGPMPQTRFVLRKALDLKRRPIVVINKIDRPGADPARVHDEVLDLLIDLEAEDELLYATPFVYASAREGVATTDLAVPPESLSPLFDTIVRSIPAPPNDAEGPFQMLVSTLDYSPYLGRLALGRIERGVVKVGQSVALLSNDPALPPETSRVTKLYTHQGLERLEVESAAAGDIVALAGLEGVEIGLTVCHVEHHDRLEGIEVEEPTISVDFVVNNSPFAGKEGKFVTSRQLRERLYKELERNVALRVEDTEATDAWSVSGRGELHLTILMETMRREGYEFQVSRPRVILHEGPQGERLEPYEELMIDVPEEYLGVVIEALGPRRAELIDMRNPGQGMVRLRYRIPARGLFGYRSEFLTDTRGTGIMHHRFLEYSAWVGALEGRTRGTLVSMENGTVVAFALFNLQERSTLFVKPGDPVYEGMIIGDNSRPGDMDVNPTKEKKLTNMRSKSADEHVTLEPPRELTLEGALEYIEDDELIEVTPASIRLRKRMLNTIDRKKLSREAKRERERAAL, via the coding sequence ATGGAAATCCGGAACATTGCCATCATCGCCCACGTCGACCACGGCAAGACCACCCTCGTGGACAAGATGCTCCGACAGGCTGGAGCATTTCGCGAGAACCAGGTCGTCGAGGAGCGCGTGATGGATTCAAACCCGCTCGAACGCGAGCGGGGGATCACGATCCTCGCCAAGAATACCGCCGTCACCTGGCAGGGGACGAAGATCAATATTGTCGACACGCCTGGGCACGCCGACTTTGGCGGTGAAGTCGAGCGCATCCTGCGCATGGTGGACGGCGTGCTGCTGGTCGTGGATGCGTTCGACGGCCCGATGCCGCAAACGCGGTTCGTGCTGCGGAAGGCGCTCGATCTCAAGCGGCGCCCGATCGTCGTCATCAACAAGATCGATCGCCCCGGCGCCGACCCGGCGCGCGTGCATGACGAGGTGCTCGACCTGTTGATCGACCTCGAGGCGGAAGACGAGCTGCTGTACGCGACGCCGTTCGTGTACGCCTCGGCGCGCGAGGGCGTGGCGACCACCGACCTTGCCGTACCGCCCGAGAGCCTGTCGCCGCTGTTCGACACGATCGTCCGGAGCATCCCCGCGCCGCCTAACGATGCAGAGGGGCCGTTCCAGATGCTCGTCTCCACGCTCGACTATTCGCCCTACCTCGGGCGACTCGCCCTCGGCCGCATCGAGCGCGGGGTGGTGAAGGTCGGGCAAAGCGTCGCCCTGCTGTCCAACGACCCCGCGCTGCCGCCGGAAACGTCGCGCGTCACCAAACTCTATACCCATCAGGGGCTGGAGCGCCTGGAGGTGGAGTCCGCCGCGGCCGGTGACATCGTGGCCCTGGCCGGGCTCGAAGGCGTCGAAATCGGGCTCACCGTATGTCACGTCGAGCACCACGATCGCCTCGAAGGCATCGAGGTCGAGGAGCCCACCATCTCCGTGGACTTCGTGGTCAACAACTCCCCGTTCGCCGGCAAGGAGGGCAAGTTCGTCACCTCCCGGCAACTGCGGGAGCGGCTCTACAAGGAACTCGAACGCAACGTCGCGCTGCGGGTCGAGGACACCGAGGCCACCGACGCCTGGTCGGTCTCGGGGCGGGGTGAGCTCCATCTCACCATCCTAATGGAGACCATGCGCCGCGAGGGCTACGAGTTCCAGGTGTCGCGCCCGCGGGTCATTCTCCACGAAGGGCCGCAGGGTGAGCGTCTCGAGCCGTACGAGGAGCTGATGATCGACGTTCCCGAGGAATACCTCGGCGTCGTCATCGAGGCCCTGGGCCCCCGGCGCGCGGAACTCATCGACATGCGCAACCCGGGTCAGGGCATGGTCCGGTTGCGCTACCGGATCCCGGCCCGCGGCCTGTTCGGCTACCGGAGCGAGTTCCTCACCGACACCCGAGGGACCGGCATCATGCACCACCGGTTCCTGGAGTACTCCGCCTGGGTCGGCGCCCTCGAGGGTCGGACCCGCGGTACCCTCGTTTCGATGGAGAACGGCACCGTGGTCGCCTTTGCGCTCTTCAACCTGCAGGAGCGCTCCACCCTGTTCGTGAAACCCGGCGATCCCGTCTACGAAGGGATGATCATCGGGGACAACTCCCGGCCCGGGGACATGGACGTCAACCCGACCAAGGAAAAGAAGCTCACGAACATGCGCAGCAAATCCGCGGACGAACACGTAACGCTGGAGCCGCCGCGGGAGTTGACGCTGGAAGGAGCCCTGGAGTATATCGAGGACGACGAATTGATCGAGGTGACCCCCGCGTCGATTCGCCTGCGCAAACGGATGCTGAATACCATCGATCGCAAGAAGCTCTCACGCGAGGCAAAGCGCGAACGGGAACGCGCTGCGCTCTAA
- a CDS encoding Ig-like domain-containing protein, which produces MIALHARRVALRALACLLLGSVSCDNPLSPDSDSVDRIDVTPPGVSMTVGESRTIATRLVGADGATVNGRSMFWATQNAAVATVSQSGVITGVAAGNTQVAVSAGGKSAIVQVGVTARPVSQVRITPATASLQVGNAVTLRAEPVDATGAAVAGRTVLWGSTPGTIATVTSTGVVTGVAAGSATITATVDGVVGSSVVTVTPVPVASVTVSPSTGSLVVGQTLQLGATTASSTGQTLTGRVVTWSSSANAVATVSSTGLVSAVAAGSATISATSEGRTGTARLTVTDVPVASVRVTPTTATVASGQTAQLAAQALDANNNVLNRTIAWSSDQPSMATVSQTGLVTGINAGSVRINASVGNVTGSATITVTPVPVASITIAPNGATVLVGGTQQLTATARDANGVTLPGRIVTWISGAPSVATVSQSGLVSAVGPGSAVIFAGTEGVSASVTITVTTVGVSVVRVVPSTGSIQQGTQLQLNTQVLDANNNPITGKVPTWSSSNEAIATVSSTGRVLGIAPGTVTITATVDGVIGTGTYAVSPVPVGAIALVPSVATLAPGGTQTLVPNLTGTNGLPLSPIGRTIIWSSSNTAVATVSTTGVVTAVGQGTATITATTEGVSGTATITVSSTPIASITVAPNPASVQEGNAAPLVLTATARDANNNVLAGRTFFWSSNNPLVSVNSSNGQVTALIGAGGGVATITASAPGGGPGGSTPSATTTVNVSWAPVATTVVSPAVATLSVGSTLPLALTIRNAAGTLLPVSGRSVRWLSLDPAFATVGVTSGVVTGVGSGSARIELLVYSPLQDTLTAPRDTALITVQNVAPVASITLAIAPDSQILARQPSLTGTATLRDAANNLLQGRSVSFSTSNPAIATVSPLSATSNASGQITGITISGVGAGSATITATRDVSATFVARILDTVSTVSLAMSPQDSVIGAPGATINATAIRLAANGDTLGIRPTTWNSVHPTFATVSPSGVVTAVNYGSATITATSEGKTGSRVFSLLRPVSSVIVGSPGDSVIGTGTIQMVDTLKDVNGVVLTGRPVFWDVSAGSAFASVNASTGVVTALAPGNATIRATSESVSATKVIRVLAPVASLVLSPPMPADSLFVTQTLPLVVTATSSGGSPLPGRTLTVTAPNPAFVTIPAGPYVTDQNGQVNLPATYVAAGSSTLTVSVNGQSVSRTLRMLPPVASVTLTSTTMGDSIIHAGTKQLTARFFDAALVELFGRSVSWSVQPAGAAFASVSQAGIVTSLAPGSATITALVEGQSANFPVRVLYPVNSVTVEAPDSSIYVTQTVQATAQPRDINNAVLNRPVTWSSSNASVATVNSSGVVTAVAVGSATITATSETKTGSFTLTVSLVPTHTITITPTSVTHGTTPTFTALLADTAGNTLTGRTVTWSASNAKISINATSGSATLADTGQVYVIAETSPGTGMGGIKKDSVLATVNLVPINTVTVTSSPDSTLGLGTTQQVDVAVTVVGGGPAFAPSGRTCSIVSSAPSIISVSAASAVTIAAGTFSFNATANAMNTGSATMTVTCEGKVGTLLLTVQ; this is translated from the coding sequence ATGATCGCCCTGCACGCCCGACGCGTCGCGCTTCGCGCGCTCGCCTGCCTCCTCCTCGGCTCCGTGTCGTGCGACAATCCCCTGTCGCCCGACAGCGATTCCGTCGACCGGATCGACGTCACGCCGCCCGGCGTGTCGATGACCGTCGGCGAGAGCCGCACCATCGCGACGCGGCTGGTCGGCGCGGACGGCGCGACGGTGAATGGACGGAGCATGTTCTGGGCGACGCAGAACGCCGCGGTCGCGACCGTCTCACAGAGCGGCGTGATCACCGGAGTCGCTGCCGGCAACACGCAGGTAGCCGTGAGCGCTGGAGGCAAGTCGGCCATCGTACAGGTCGGCGTCACCGCGCGGCCCGTGTCGCAGGTCCGCATCACACCGGCGACCGCCAGCCTGCAGGTCGGGAACGCGGTGACGCTCCGCGCCGAGCCTGTTGATGCGACCGGAGCCGCGGTCGCTGGGCGCACCGTGTTGTGGGGCAGCACGCCGGGCACGATCGCGACAGTCACCTCCACCGGCGTGGTCACGGGCGTCGCGGCGGGTTCGGCCACGATCACTGCCACGGTTGATGGTGTCGTCGGCTCGTCGGTCGTGACCGTCACTCCGGTGCCGGTGGCCTCCGTCACCGTGAGCCCGTCGACCGGGTCGCTCGTGGTTGGCCAGACGTTGCAGCTCGGTGCGACCACCGCGTCGTCCACGGGCCAGACGCTCACCGGACGCGTGGTCACGTGGTCGTCGAGCGCGAATGCTGTCGCCACCGTTTCCTCCACGGGACTCGTGTCGGCCGTCGCAGCCGGGTCGGCCACGATCAGTGCGACGAGTGAAGGTCGCACGGGGACGGCGCGGCTCACCGTGACCGATGTGCCGGTCGCGTCGGTCCGCGTGACGCCGACGACGGCGACGGTGGCCTCCGGTCAGACGGCGCAGCTGGCCGCTCAGGCCCTGGATGCCAACAACAACGTGCTCAACCGGACGATCGCATGGAGCAGCGATCAACCGTCGATGGCGACCGTGTCGCAGACCGGCCTCGTCACCGGGATCAACGCCGGCTCGGTGCGCATCAATGCGAGCGTGGGCAACGTCACGGGCTCGGCGACCATCACGGTGACGCCGGTGCCGGTGGCGAGCATCACCATTGCGCCTAACGGCGCCACGGTGCTGGTGGGCGGCACCCAGCAGCTCACGGCCACCGCAAGGGACGCCAACGGGGTGACCCTCCCCGGGCGCATCGTGACGTGGATCTCCGGCGCGCCGAGCGTCGCGACCGTGTCGCAGAGTGGTCTGGTGTCGGCGGTCGGCCCGGGCTCCGCGGTGATCTTTGCCGGGACCGAAGGCGTCTCGGCGAGCGTGACGATCACCGTCACCACCGTTGGCGTGTCGGTGGTGCGGGTGGTGCCATCGACCGGGTCGATCCAGCAGGGCACGCAGCTGCAGCTCAACACGCAGGTGCTCGACGCCAACAACAACCCCATCACCGGCAAGGTGCCGACGTGGTCCTCGAGCAACGAGGCCATCGCGACCGTGTCGTCGACGGGACGCGTGCTGGGCATCGCGCCGGGCACGGTGACGATCACGGCGACCGTGGACGGGGTGATCGGCACCGGCACGTACGCCGTGTCGCCGGTGCCGGTCGGCGCAATCGCGCTGGTGCCGAGCGTGGCCACCCTCGCTCCGGGCGGAACACAAACCCTGGTGCCCAACCTCACGGGCACCAACGGGCTGCCGCTCTCACCGATTGGCCGCACGATCATCTGGTCGTCGTCGAACACCGCCGTCGCGACCGTCAGCACCACCGGCGTGGTGACCGCGGTTGGCCAGGGAACCGCGACGATCACGGCCACGACGGAGGGTGTGAGCGGAACGGCCACGATCACCGTGAGTTCGACGCCGATCGCGTCGATCACGGTGGCGCCCAACCCGGCGTCGGTGCAGGAAGGAAACGCGGCGCCGCTGGTCCTCACCGCGACGGCGCGTGACGCGAACAACAATGTCCTGGCGGGGCGCACGTTCTTCTGGTCGTCGAACAATCCGCTGGTGAGCGTGAATTCGTCGAACGGGCAGGTGACGGCGCTGATCGGCGCGGGGGGCGGTGTGGCCACGATCACGGCGTCGGCGCCGGGTGGTGGGCCAGGTGGGAGCACGCCCTCGGCGACGACGACGGTGAACGTCTCATGGGCACCGGTAGCGACGACAGTCGTTTCCCCGGCAGTTGCGACACTCAGCGTTGGGTCGACGTTGCCGCTGGCACTGACGATTCGCAATGCGGCCGGCACGCTCCTTCCCGTCAGTGGCCGAAGCGTTCGCTGGCTGAGCCTGGACCCCGCGTTTGCAACCGTTGGGGTGACATCCGGTGTCGTCACTGGCGTTGGATCCGGCTCGGCGCGCATTGAGCTTCTGGTGTACTCGCCGCTCCAGGACACGCTGACTGCTCCTCGAGATACGGCGCTGATCACCGTGCAGAACGTGGCGCCGGTCGCCTCGATCACCCTGGCGATCGCACCCGACTCACAGATCCTGGCCAGGCAACCATCGTTGACGGGTACCGCGACGCTGCGTGACGCGGCAAACAATCTGTTGCAGGGCCGCAGTGTCAGCTTCTCCACATCAAACCCTGCCATAGCTACCGTCAGCCCGTTGTCAGCGACATCCAATGCATCGGGCCAGATCACTGGAATCACGATCTCCGGCGTGGGAGCTGGCAGCGCAACCATCACCGCGACCCGCGACGTGTCCGCTACGTTCGTGGCGCGCATCCTCGATACGGTCTCGACGGTGTCTCTTGCAATGAGCCCGCAAGACTCCGTGATTGGCGCGCCCGGTGCCACGATCAACGCGACGGCCATCAGGCTGGCCGCGAACGGCGATACGCTCGGTATCCGCCCGACCACGTGGAACAGCGTCCACCCGACCTTCGCGACGGTCAGTCCGAGCGGGGTCGTCACCGCCGTCAACTACGGCAGCGCGACTATCACGGCAACCAGCGAAGGCAAGACGGGCTCGCGCGTGTTTAGCTTGTTGCGACCCGTTAGCAGCGTCATTGTCGGATCGCCCGGTGATTCCGTCATCGGGACCGGCACGATTCAGATGGTCGACACCCTCAAGGACGTGAACGGCGTCGTCCTTACGGGCCGACCAGTATTCTGGGACGTGAGTGCGGGATCGGCCTTTGCATCGGTGAACGCCTCCACGGGGGTGGTGACCGCCCTTGCTCCGGGCAACGCCACAATCCGGGCGACGAGCGAATCGGTTTCGGCCACGAAGGTCATCCGGGTTCTGGCGCCCGTTGCCTCGCTCGTCCTGTCGCCGCCGATGCCGGCTGACTCGCTCTTCGTAACGCAGACGCTGCCACTGGTAGTAACTGCCACGTCGTCAGGTGGCTCGCCCTTGCCGGGTCGCACGCTAACGGTCACGGCGCCAAATCCCGCCTTTGTGACGATCCCCGCCGGACCCTACGTGACCGACCAGAACGGCCAGGTGAACCTCCCAGCAACTTACGTCGCGGCTGGTAGCTCCACACTCACCGTGTCGGTCAACGGGCAGTCCGTAAGCCGCACGCTGCGCATGCTCCCTCCGGTCGCGTCAGTCACCCTCACGTCGACGACGATGGGTGATTCGATCATACACGCGGGTACAAAGCAACTGACGGCGAGGTTCTTCGATGCGGCACTCGTGGAGCTCTTTGGCCGCTCGGTATCGTGGTCTGTCCAGCCGGCTGGAGCAGCGTTTGCCTCAGTAAGTCAGGCGGGGATCGTGACGAGTCTCGCACCCGGCTCAGCCACCATCACTGCCCTCGTTGAGGGCCAGTCCGCCAACTTCCCGGTGCGAGTGCTTTACCCGGTGAACTCCGTGACGGTCGAGGCACCCGACTCGAGCATCTATGTCACACAGACCGTGCAGGCCACGGCGCAACCGCGTGACATCAACAATGCGGTGCTCAATCGCCCGGTGACCTGGAGTTCGTCCAATGCCAGCGTGGCCACCGTGAACTCGTCAGGCGTCGTCACCGCGGTGGCGGTCGGCAGCGCGACGATCACGGCCACGTCAGAAACCAAGACGGGCTCGTTCACGCTGACCGTGAGCCTCGTGCCGACGCACACCATCACGATCACGCCAACCTCGGTGACACACGGCACCACTCCCACGTTCACCGCACTGCTGGCCGACACCGCCGGCAATACGCTCACCGGGCGCACCGTCACGTGGAGCGCGTCCAACGCCAAGATCTCGATCAATGCGACGTCCGGGTCGGCGACCCTGGCTGACACCGGGCAGGTCTACGTCATCGCCGAGACGTCGCCGGGGACGGGCATGGGCGGCATAAAGAAGGACAGCGTGCTTGCCACCGTGAACCTCGTGCCCATCAACACCGTGACCGTCACTTCCTCGCCAGACTCCACGCTCGGCCTTGGCACCACGCAGCAGGTGGACGTGGCGGTCACCGTGGTGGGTGGCGGACCGGCGTTCGCCCCGAGCGGGCGCACGTGCTCCATCGTGAGCAGCGCCCCATCGATCATCAGCGTATCGGCGGCATCCGCCGTCACGATCGCGGCAGGCACCTTCTCCTTCAACGCCACCGCAAACGCGATGAATACGGGCTCGGCCACGATGACCGTGACGTGCGAGGGCAAGGTGGGCACCCTGCTCCTCACGGTCCAATGA